The Terriglobia bacterium sequence GGGGCGCGCGCATTCCGTTGCAGATTACCGACGTGAATGTGTCGCTGCTGATCATCCTCGGCATCACCTCGATCGGGGTGTATGGCATCGCGCTCGCGGGTTGGTCATCGAACAGCAAGTATTCCCTGCTCGGCTCGCTACGCGCCAGCGCGCAGATGGTCAGCTACGAAGTCGCGCTCGGGCTCTCGCTGATCGGCGTGCTGATTCTTTCCGGGACCTTCAGCCTGCGGGGCATTGTCGAGCACCAGCTCGGCGGCTTTTGGAACTGGAATATTTTCGGCGGCGGCCAGATCGTGGCGTTTTTCATTTACCTGTGCGCCGCCTTTGCGGAGACCAACCGCGTGCCCTTCGATCTGCCGGAAGCGGAAACCGAACTGGTCGCCGGCTACCACACCGAGTACAGCTCGATGAAGTTTGCCATGTTTTTCATGGCCGAGTACGCCAATATGGTGACCGTCGCCTGCCTGGCCAGCTTGCTGTTCCTGGGCGGATGGAGCGGACCGGTCTTCGGGCCGCCGGTGTTGCAGGCGCTGCTGCCGGTATTCTGGTTTTTCCTGCGGGTCCTGTTTTTCCTGTTTCTTTATATTTGGGTGCGCGGCACGCTGCCGCGCTTCCGCTATGACCAGTTGATGGCGTTCAGTTGGAAATTTCTGCTGCCGCTGGCAATCGCTAACGTGATCGTCACCAGCCTGGTGGTGGCATTGCGTTCGTGACGTTGGTTGCGGTTCGGTCTCGGTACTCGGTACTCAAACATGATTCACCTCGCACTATTTTCGTTCTTCGGCGCCATCTGCGTGGCGGGGGCCGTCAACTTGCTGGCGCAGCGTCACCCGATTAACAGTGCGCTGTCGCTGATTGTGGTAATGGGCTCGCTGGCGGTGGAGTTCATGCTGCTGGGCGCCGAATTCGTCGCCGTCATCCAAGTGATCATCTATGCCGGCGCCATCATGGTGCTGTTCATTTTCACCATCATGCTCCTCAACGCCGGCGAGGAAGAGCGTAGTGCTGGAAGCCGCATCGCTATGCTCCTCGGCGTGCCCGCCCTGCTCATTCTGATGGGCTTGGTCGCCTGGGTTTTGATCCGTCAGAACCCGGCCTCCGGCTCGGTTCCCGCCGGAGCGCTGCCCGGCACCCCGCCGGAGATCGGGCGCCTGCTCTTCCGTGATTTCCTACTGCCGTTTGAAATCACCTCGGTACTCATCCTGATCGCCATCATGGGCGCCGTGGTGCTGGCGAGGAGGGAGCACTGATGGTCCCACTCTCTTACTACCTTGTGCTCAGCGCGGTGCTGTTCGCCTGCGGTGTCGCCGGCTTCCTGATGAAACGCAACATCATCACGATTTTCATGTGCATCGAGTTGATGCTGAACGGCGTGAACCTGGCGTTCGTGGCCTTCGCCGCACACTGGCACCGGCTCAGCGGCCAGGTGTTTGTCTTTTTTGTCATGGTGGTCGCGGCCGCGGAAGCTGCCGTCGGTCTGGCCATCATCATTGCCGTCTTCCGCACGCGCGAAACCCTGAACGTGGACCGCGTGAATTTGCTGAAGCTGTAAACGGGCATTCGGGAAAACCCTGCCGGACTACGGGCTACCGACTACCGACTACGAATATGGATCTTTGGCTCATACCGCTGCTGCCGCTGGCCGGCGCCATCATCAACGGCCTGTTCGGGCGGCGCTTTTCCAAAACCGCCGTGACCGCGGTCGGCCTGGCATTTCCCGGCGCGGCCATGCTGTGGGCGTGGAAGGCGGCGCTGCAATTCGCGCAACTTCCCGCCAGCACCATCCCGCACATCGAGAACTACGGCCCCTGGCTCGGCGCCGGCGATTTCCTGGCCGCCTACGGTCTTTATCTCGATCAGCTTTCCCTGCTGATGGCCCTCATCGTCACCGGGGTCGGCTTCATCATCCACGTTTACTCGGTCGGGTACATGGCGCACGAGGGCGGCTACTACCGCTTCTTCTCCTACATGAACCTGTTTATGTTTTTCATGCTGACGCTGGTGCTGGCGAATAATTACCTGCTGATGTTTGTCGGATGGGAGGGCGTGGGCCTGGCCTCGTATCTGCTGATCGGATTCTTCTTCCTGCGCGATTCAGCAGCCGCCGCCGGCAAGAAGGCATTCATCGTCAATCGCATTGGCGACTTCGGTTTCCTGATCGCACTCTTTCTCCTCATCAAGCATTTCGGCACGCTTGATTTCACCCAGGTTTTCGAAAAAGTTGCCGGGCTCCCGCAGGAAGCGACCGCCGGCCTGCTCACGACGATTGGACTGCTGCTGCTGGTCGGCGCCTGCGGAAAATCGGCGCAGCTACCTCTTTATGTGTGGCTGCCGGACGCGATGGAAGGCCCCACGCCGGTTTCCGCGCTCATTCACGCCGCCACCATGGTGACCGCGGGCGTGTACATGATCGCGCGCTCGCACGCCATCTTCGATCGTGCTCCCATTGCGCTTACCGTGGTCGCGATCATCGGCTGCGCGACAGCATTATTTGCGGCCACCATCGGCACCGTGCAACACGACATCAAGCGCGTGCTTGCCTACTCCACTATCTCGCAACTCGGATACATGGTGTTGGCCTGTGGCGTGGCAGCCTATTCGGCGGGCATGTTCCACCTGCTGACGCACGCATTCTTCAAGGCGCTGCTCTTCCTTGGCGCCGGGTCGGTCATCCATGCTCTCGGGGGCGAGCAGGATATGCGCAAGATGGGCGGCCTGCGCCAGCGTATTCCCGTGACCTTCTGGACGATGACGGTGGCCACCTTTGCCATCGCCGGCATTTTCCCGCTATCGGGATTCTTCTCGAAGGACGAAATCCCCTACCGCTCCTGGGCCAGCCATTACGGCTGGTGGGGATTCTGGGCGGTCGGCGTATTCTCCGCCTTCTTGACCGCGTTCTATATGTTCCGGCTCTGGTTCCTGACGTTCTTCGGCGAGTTCCGCGGAGTGCCCGCGCCTGAGCACCAACCCAAGCGCGCCGGGCAGGAACATCAAACCGAGTCGCATCGCATCCACGAGAGCCCGCGCGCGATGCTCATCCCGCTGATTATGTTGGCGGTGCTGTCGTTTGCCGGCGGCTGGATTGGCTGGCCGCAGGTGCTCGGCGGCAGCAATCATTTCGAGCATTTCCTGGCGCCCGTCTTTGAAGAGCACGAAGCTAGCGCGCACGAAGCCGCTGCCCCCAGCCCCGTCGAGGGTAGGGCGCCGTCGGAGATTGGGCTTACGGTGACGGCTACCGGCGCGGCGCTGTTCGGCATCGCACTTGCCTGGCTGCTGTACTACCGGCGCCGCGATCTGCCCGAGAAGCTGCGCGAACGCTTCCAGGACGCTTATAGCGCGCTGGAGCACAAGTACTACGTGGACGAAATCTACGCCTGGCTATTCGTGAAGCCGGTCATCGAAGGCTCGCGTAACATCCTTTGGCGCGTGATTGATGCCGGCGCGATTGACGGCACCATCAACGAAACGGCCGAGGCCGCGCGAGATGTGTCGAACGGCTTCCGCCGCATGCAGTCGGGCAACATTCGCTCGTACGCCGGCTGGATCGCCGTGGGCGGGGCCGCCGTGGTCGCATACATGGTTTGGCTGGGAGTCAAATGAGCACGCTGAACACCTACATCCTCACGATCGTCACCTTCATTCCGCTCGGCGGTGCGGTGTTGCTGGCATTGTTCCCGCGCCGCGACCGCGACATCCGCCTCTTCGCGCTGGTCGTTTCCCTGCTGACGTTCGTCCTCTCGCTCCATCTCCCGGTACACTTCGCGCGCCACCACGCGGTCTTCCAGTTCGAGCAAGACGTTCAGTGGATCACCACCCCCAACATTCATTACCACCTGGCAATTGACGGCATCTCGATGTGGCTGGTCCTGCTGACCACCTTCCTGACGCCGCTGTGCGTGCTGATTTCGTGGAAGTCGGTGCATGACCGGGTGAAGGAATTCTTCATCCTCATGCTGCTGCTGGAGACGGCGCTCATCGGCGTGTTCGTCTCGCTCGACCTCTTCCTGTTCTATTTCTTCTGGGAAGCCAGCCTCATCCCCATGGCGCTGCTCATCGGCATCTACGGCCACGAACGCCGCGTCTATGCCGCCGTAAAATTCTTCCTGTTCACGATGATCGCCTCGGTCTTCATGCTGGCGGCGATCCTCTGGCTCTACGCACACGTTGGATCGTTCCAGTTTGCCGACACCCAGCAGTGGCTCCACGGGCACGGGACTGAAATTCAGGGCGCGGCGCCCTGGCTGTTCTTGGGCTTCTTTGTCGCGTTCGCGGTGAAGGTGCCGCTGTTCCCGTTGCACACCTGGCTGCCGGACGCGCACGTCGAAGCGCCCACCGCGGGCTCGGTGCTGCTGGCCGGTGTGCTGCTGAAGATGGGCACCTACGGCCTACTGCGCTTCAACGTCGGGCTCTTTCCTGACGAAGCCCGCCACAACGCGCCCTGGATCGTCACGCTCGCCATCATTGGGATCGTCTACGGCGCGCTGGTCGCCATGGTGCAGCCGAACCTGAAAAAGCTGGTCGCGTATTCATCGGTCAGCCATCTCGGTTTCGTCGTGCTCGGCATTTTCAGCTTCACGCAGGCGGGTCTGGTGGGCGCGGTCTTCGTCATGCTGGCGCACGGTGTCTCCACCGGCGCGCTGTTCATGCTGGTCGGCATCATTCACGAGCGGCGGCACACCTTCGAGATCAGCGAGTTCGGCGGCCTCGCCACGCCCATGCCGATCTACGCGACTTTCTTTCTGATCATTACGCTGGCATCCATCGGGCTGCCATTGCTCAACGGATTCGTCGGCGAGTTTCTGGTGCTGAGCGGCGCCTTCCTCGCGCACCCGCTCTGGGGAATTCTTGCGGCGACGGGCGTGATCTGGAGCGCCTGCTACATGCTGTGGATGTATCAGCGCGTCTTCTTCGGCAAGGTGGATCACGACGTTAATCTCAAGCTGCCCGATCTCGACCTCCGCGAGCGCATTGCGCTGTGGCCGCTGGCGGTGGCGGCCTTCGCCATGGGTGTGGCGCCGCTGATCTGGATCAACGCCGTGGATTCCGCGGTGCGCAACGTGCTCTCGCTCGCGGCGCAATTCGCCAGCCAGGTGGTGGCGCGATGAACGCCACCGACTACATCCGCATCCTGCCCGAGTTGGTGCTCACC is a genomic window containing:
- the nuoH gene encoding NADH-quinone oxidoreductase subunit NuoH, producing the protein MSGNLSVGWFVLISVIKILIAVPILLGIVAYTVWLERKLVGHIQNRWGPSRVGPFGLLQPVADGLKFIFKEDLIPPYVNRPLYLLAPILSLTLALTSIAVIPVGGWITIRGARIPLQITDVNVSLLIILGITSIGVYGIALAGWSSNSKYSLLGSLRASAQMVSYEVALGLSLIGVLILSGTFSLRGIVEHQLGGFWNWNIFGGGQIVAFFIYLCAAFAETNRVPFDLPEAETELVAGYHTEYSSMKFAMFFMAEYANMVTVACLASLLFLGGWSGPVFGPPVLQALLPVFWFFLRVLFFLFLYIWVRGTLPRFRYDQLMAFSWKFLLPLAIANVIVTSLVVALRS
- the nuoK gene encoding NADH-quinone oxidoreductase subunit NuoK, producing MVPLSYYLVLSAVLFACGVAGFLMKRNIITIFMCIELMLNGVNLAFVAFAAHWHRLSGQVFVFFVMVVAAAEAAVGLAIIIAVFRTRETLNVDRVNLLKL
- a CDS encoding NADH-quinone oxidoreductase subunit M yields the protein MSTLNTYILTIVTFIPLGGAVLLALFPRRDRDIRLFALVVSLLTFVLSLHLPVHFARHHAVFQFEQDVQWITTPNIHYHLAIDGISMWLVLLTTFLTPLCVLISWKSVHDRVKEFFILMLLLETALIGVFVSLDLFLFYFFWEASLIPMALLIGIYGHERRVYAAVKFFLFTMIASVFMLAAILWLYAHVGSFQFADTQQWLHGHGTEIQGAAPWLFLGFFVAFAVKVPLFPLHTWLPDAHVEAPTAGSVLLAGVLLKMGTYGLLRFNVGLFPDEARHNAPWIVTLAIIGIVYGALVAMVQPNLKKLVAYSSVSHLGFVVLGIFSFTQAGLVGAVFVMLAHGVSTGALFMLVGIIHERRHTFEISEFGGLATPMPIYATFFLIITLASIGLPLLNGFVGEFLVLSGAFLAHPLWGILAATGVIWSACYMLWMYQRVFFGKVDHDVNLKLPDLDLRERIALWPLAVAAFAMGVAPLIWINAVDSAVRNVLSLAAQFASQVVAR
- a CDS encoding NADH-quinone oxidoreductase subunit J, yielding MIHLALFSFFGAICVAGAVNLLAQRHPINSALSLIVVMGSLAVEFMLLGAEFVAVIQVIIYAGAIMVLFIFTIMLLNAGEEERSAGSRIAMLLGVPALLILMGLVAWVLIRQNPASGSVPAGALPGTPPEIGRLLFRDFLLPFEITSVLILIAIMGAVVLARREH
- the nuoL gene encoding NADH-quinone oxidoreductase subunit L → MDLWLIPLLPLAGAIINGLFGRRFSKTAVTAVGLAFPGAAMLWAWKAALQFAQLPASTIPHIENYGPWLGAGDFLAAYGLYLDQLSLLMALIVTGVGFIIHVYSVGYMAHEGGYYRFFSYMNLFMFFMLTLVLANNYLLMFVGWEGVGLASYLLIGFFFLRDSAAAAGKKAFIVNRIGDFGFLIALFLLIKHFGTLDFTQVFEKVAGLPQEATAGLLTTIGLLLLVGACGKSAQLPLYVWLPDAMEGPTPVSALIHAATMVTAGVYMIARSHAIFDRAPIALTVVAIIGCATALFAATIGTVQHDIKRVLAYSTISQLGYMVLACGVAAYSAGMFHLLTHAFFKALLFLGAGSVIHALGGEQDMRKMGGLRQRIPVTFWTMTVATFAIAGIFPLSGFFSKDEIPYRSWASHYGWWGFWAVGVFSAFLTAFYMFRLWFLTFFGEFRGVPAPEHQPKRAGQEHQTESHRIHESPRAMLIPLIMLAVLSFAGGWIGWPQVLGGSNHFEHFLAPVFEEHEASAHEAAAPSPVEGRAPSEIGLTVTATGAALFGIALAWLLYYRRRDLPEKLRERFQDAYSALEHKYYVDEIYAWLFVKPVIEGSRNILWRVIDAGAIDGTINETAEAARDVSNGFRRMQSGNIRSYAGWIAVGGAAVVAYMVWLGVK